In Polyodon spathula isolate WHYD16114869_AA chromosome 47, ASM1765450v1, whole genome shotgun sequence, a single window of DNA contains:
- the cdc42ep2 gene encoding cdc42 effector protein 2, producing MSTKAPIYLKRGSRRGKKEKLRDVLSSDMISPPLGDFRHTIHIGSSGGESDLFGDLSFLQGKFHLLPGKQGHSLSQRCNQYGTAFEFTRTASVCAHPPQRENSSPLLKNALSLPVIGGVQALSLPAAQQTPPPKPPRLHLESTQPPTTFPVPLLPQFPTPSPDESPSQIGEPRRPEQRLAEPRIGLTPEDTPLEEPFLSHAGSLLSLHLDLGPSILDDVLQIMDKHQVSRINGSQLHKSRTEILS from the coding sequence ATGTCCACCAAGGCCCCTATTTACCTGAAGCGCGGGAGCCGGCGAGGGAAGAAAGAGAAGCTCCGTGACGTCCTGTCCTCGGATATGATCAGCCCTCCGCTGGGAGATTTCCGGCACACCATTCACATCGGCAGCAGCGGCGGCGAGAGCGATCTCTTCGGGGACCTGTCCTTCCTGCAGGGGAAATTCCACCTGCTCCCGGGGAAGCAGGGCCACAGCCTGTCCCAGCGCTGCAACCAGTACGGGACGGCCTTCGAATTCACCCGTACCGCCAGCGTCTGTGCACACCCGCCCCAGCGCGAGAACTCCTCCCCGCTCCTGAAGAACGCCCTCTCCCTGCCTGTGATTGGGGGCGTCCAGGCCCTCTCCCTGCCTGCAGCCCAGCAGACCCCCCCTCCCAAACCACCTCGACTCCACCTGGAATCCACCCAGCCTCCCACCACCTTCCCCGTCCCTCTGCTGCCCCAGTTCCCAACCCCTTCCCCGGACGAGAGCCCTTCTCAGATTGGAGAGCCCCGCAGACCGGAGCAGAGACTAGCAGAGCCCCGAATCGGACTCACCCCTGAGGACACCCCTCTGGAGGAACCGTTCCTGTCCCACGCAGGCTCCCTGCTGTCCCTGCACCTGGATCTGGGCCCCTCCATCCTGGACGACGTTCTTCAGATTATGGATAAGCACCAAGTGAGCAGGATCAATGGGTCCCAGCTGCATAAATCCAGAACAGAGATACTCAGCTGA